One Heterodontus francisci isolate sHetFra1 unplaced genomic scaffold, sHetFra1.hap1 HAP1_SCAFFOLD_188, whole genome shotgun sequence genomic region harbors:
- the LOC137360371 gene encoding NACHT, LRR and PYD domains-containing protein 3-like isoform X1, with product MFADDCTMFSTIRDSDTEAVRVEMQQDLDNIQAWVDVQQKHKETLRIQTESLRVNTILIKEKVKIFQLVDRYTELTVISTVRDQTLVEHELLARGRDHEDCREKHLQRELEKIQTDQLFQSSFSQRKSKSGSLAVVRGVPGIGKTTLVQKIVYDWATGKIYPKFQFVFSFKFRELNAINCRINLRKLILDLYPYFENLLGELWKNPEGLLFIFDGLDEFKDRFDFADNRRNTEAQSMCTDPECWCEVSDIVYSLIQHKLLPGCSVLVTSRPTALHLLEKAEISVWAEILGFVGDERKEYFNKFFEDRTVAAAVFKHVEENEILYTMCYNPSYCWILCLSLGPFFTQRDRKQQQVPKTITQVYSYYIYNILKNHGREIESPCDVLLKIGQMAFTGVSEKKIVFRNEDLIEYSLQPSHFLSGFIMELLERDDSVQRVVYTFTHLTIQEFVAAIAQFLTPDPGNIPKLLNEAHSKEDGRFEIFLRFVAGLTSSHSAQPLQEVLGPFSHQTTCQVIDWVKEKIEGQIGNTEGKRNLLNTLYYLFESKNKALVQATVGSVETFRGLDLKPIDCAVLSHVIALCDTIKEFDLESCNIQFEGLQRLRPSLHKCQVLRLRGNNVGDSGVKLLSEALRNTDCKMQKLDLWDVGLTDSCIEDLASAFSTNQSLTGLNLGSNTFTDRSVPALSCLIMNCRRLEQIWLVENRFSSVRKNQLKSLQDTRPRLRVTV from the exons atgttcgctgatgattgcacaatgttcagcaccattcgtgactcagatactgaagcagtccgtgtagaaatgcagcaagacctggacaatatccaggcttgggttg ATGTTCAACAGAAACACAAGGAAACACTCCGGATACAAACTGAGTCACTGAGAGTGAACACTatcctaataaaggagaaggttaaaATTTTCCAGCTGGTTGATCGATACACTGAGCTAACGGTCATTTCTACTGTTCGAGATCAGACACTTGTAGAACATGAGCTGCTGGCAAGAGGCCGAGACCATGAAGACTGCAGAGAGAAACATCTCCAGAGAGAACTGGAAAAAATCCAAACTGATCAGTTGTTCCAGAGCAGTTTTTCCCAAAGAAAATCCAAATCTGGGAGTTTAGCAGTGGTGCGTGGAGTCCCGGGAATTGGAAAGACAACATTGGTACAAAAGATTGTTTATGACTGGGCCACTGGGAAAATATACCCAAAAtttcaatttgttttcagttttaaattccgTGAGTTGAACGCTATTAACTGTAGAATAAACCTGAGGAAACTAATATTGGATCTGTATCCTTACTTTGAGAATCTTCTGGGAGAGCTCTGGAAGAACCCAGAGGGATTACTGTTTATATTCgatggtttggatgaattcaaggacaGGTTCGATTTTGCTGACAATCGGAGAAATACAGAAGCTCAGTCCATGTGTACAGATCCCGAATGCTGGTGTGAAGTGtctgacattgtgtacagtttaatacaGCACAAGCTGCTCCCAGGTTGTTCAGTGCTAGTGACCAGCCGTCCCACTGCTTTACATTTATTGGAAaaggctgagatcagtgtctgggctgaaatcctgggatttgttggtgatgaacggaaggaatatttcaacaagttttttgaagatcggacggtggcagcagctgttttcaaacacgtggaggagaacgagatcctgtacaccatgtgttacaacccttcctactgctggattctctgtctgtcactgggtcccttctttacacaaagagacaggaaacagcagcaagttCCCAAGACCATCACCCAAGTTTATTCTTATTATATTTATAACATTCTGAAAAACCATGGCCGAGAGATTGAAAGCCCTTGTGATGTATTACTAAAGATTGGTCAGATGGCCTTCACAGGAGTCTCTGAGAAGAAGATTGTGTTTAGAAATGAAGATTTGATCGAGTACAGTCTGCAACCTTCCCACTTCCTGTCTGGGTTCATAATGGAACTTTTGGAGAGAGATGATTCTGTTCAGAGGGTGGTTTACACATTCACACACCTCACCATCCAAGAGTTTGTAGCCGCAATCGCACAATTCTTGACTCCTGATCCCGGGAACATCCCGAAACTCCTGAATGAAGCCCACAGCAAGGAGGATGGGAGGTTTGAGATATTTCTCCGTTTTGTTGCTGGTCTCACCTCCTCACACTCAGCTCAGCCCCTACAGGAGGTTCTGGGTCCATTTTCTCATCAAACAACCTGCCAAGTGATTGACTGGGTGAAGGAGAAGATTGAAGGACAAATTGGAAACACAGAGGGTAAAAGAAACCTCCTGAACACATTGTACTACCTGTTTGAGTCTAAGAATAAAGCACTGGTTCAGGCCACAGTCGGATCGGTGGAAACATTTCGTGGATTGGACCTGAAACCAATTGACTGTGCGGTCCTGTCTCATGTCATTGCACTCTGTGATACAATAAAAGAATTTGATCTGGAGTCCTGCAACATACAGTTTGAAGGACTCCAGCGGCTGAGACCTTCACTTCACAAATGCCAGGTGTTGAG ACTGAGGGGCAATAAcgtgggagattcaggagtgaaactactgtctgaaGCTCTGAGGAACACTGACTGTAAAATGCAGAAACTGGA tctatGGGATGTCGGCCTGACTGATTCTTGTATTGAGGATCTCGCCTCTGCTTTCAGTACAAATCAGTCACTAACTGGTCTGAACCTGGGATCAAACACCTTCACAGACCGATCTGTCCCCGCTCTCAGCTGCCTCATAATGAACTGCAGGCGTCTGGAGCAGATctg GCTTGTGGAGAATCGCTTCAGTTCAGTCCGAAAGAATCAGCTAAAGTCACTGCAAGACACAAGACCAAGGCTGAGAGTGACTGTGTGA
- the LOC137360371 gene encoding NACHT, LRR and PYD domains-containing protein 3-like isoform X3: METIDVQQKHKETLRIQTESLRVNTILIKEKVKIFQLVDRYTELTVISTVRDQTLVEHELLARGRDHEDCREKHLQRELEKIQTDQLFQSSFSQRKSKSGSLAVVRGVPGIGKTTLVQKIVYDWATGKIYPKFQFVFSFKFRELNAINCRINLRKLILDLYPYFENLLGELWKNPEGLLFIFDGLDEFKDRFDFADNRRNTEAQSMCTDPECWCEVSDIVYSLIQHKLLPGCSVLVTSRPTALHLLEKAEISVWAEILGFVGDERKEYFNKFFEDRTVAAAVFKHVEENEILYTMCYNPSYCWILCLSLGPFFTQRDRKQQQVPKTITQVYSYYIYNILKNHGREIESPCDVLLKIGQMAFTGVSEKKIVFRNEDLIEYSLQPSHFLSGFIMELLERDDSVQRVVYTFTHLTIQEFVAAIAQFLTPDPGNIPKLLNEAHSKEDGRFEIFLRFVAGLTSSHSAQPLQEVLGPFSHQTTCQVIDWVKEKIEGQIGNTEGKRNLLNTLYYLFESKNKALVQATVGSVETFRGLDLKPIDCAVLSHVIALCDTIKEFDLESCNIQFEGLQRLRPSLHKCQVLRLRGNNVGDSGVKLLSEALRNTDCKMQKLDLWDVGLTDSCIEDLASAFSTNQSLTGLNLGSNTFTDRSVPALSCLIMNCRRLEQIWLVENRFSSVRKNQLKSLQDTRPRLRVTV; this comes from the exons ATGGAAACCATTG ATGTTCAACAGAAACACAAGGAAACACTCCGGATACAAACTGAGTCACTGAGAGTGAACACTatcctaataaaggagaaggttaaaATTTTCCAGCTGGTTGATCGATACACTGAGCTAACGGTCATTTCTACTGTTCGAGATCAGACACTTGTAGAACATGAGCTGCTGGCAAGAGGCCGAGACCATGAAGACTGCAGAGAGAAACATCTCCAGAGAGAACTGGAAAAAATCCAAACTGATCAGTTGTTCCAGAGCAGTTTTTCCCAAAGAAAATCCAAATCTGGGAGTTTAGCAGTGGTGCGTGGAGTCCCGGGAATTGGAAAGACAACATTGGTACAAAAGATTGTTTATGACTGGGCCACTGGGAAAATATACCCAAAAtttcaatttgttttcagttttaaattccgTGAGTTGAACGCTATTAACTGTAGAATAAACCTGAGGAAACTAATATTGGATCTGTATCCTTACTTTGAGAATCTTCTGGGAGAGCTCTGGAAGAACCCAGAGGGATTACTGTTTATATTCgatggtttggatgaattcaaggacaGGTTCGATTTTGCTGACAATCGGAGAAATACAGAAGCTCAGTCCATGTGTACAGATCCCGAATGCTGGTGTGAAGTGtctgacattgtgtacagtttaatacaGCACAAGCTGCTCCCAGGTTGTTCAGTGCTAGTGACCAGCCGTCCCACTGCTTTACATTTATTGGAAaaggctgagatcagtgtctgggctgaaatcctgggatttgttggtgatgaacggaaggaatatttcaacaagttttttgaagatcggacggtggcagcagctgttttcaaacacgtggaggagaacgagatcctgtacaccatgtgttacaacccttcctactgctggattctctgtctgtcactgggtcccttctttacacaaagagacaggaaacagcagcaagttCCCAAGACCATCACCCAAGTTTATTCTTATTATATTTATAACATTCTGAAAAACCATGGCCGAGAGATTGAAAGCCCTTGTGATGTATTACTAAAGATTGGTCAGATGGCCTTCACAGGAGTCTCTGAGAAGAAGATTGTGTTTAGAAATGAAGATTTGATCGAGTACAGTCTGCAACCTTCCCACTTCCTGTCTGGGTTCATAATGGAACTTTTGGAGAGAGATGATTCTGTTCAGAGGGTGGTTTACACATTCACACACCTCACCATCCAAGAGTTTGTAGCCGCAATCGCACAATTCTTGACTCCTGATCCCGGGAACATCCCGAAACTCCTGAATGAAGCCCACAGCAAGGAGGATGGGAGGTTTGAGATATTTCTCCGTTTTGTTGCTGGTCTCACCTCCTCACACTCAGCTCAGCCCCTACAGGAGGTTCTGGGTCCATTTTCTCATCAAACAACCTGCCAAGTGATTGACTGGGTGAAGGAGAAGATTGAAGGACAAATTGGAAACACAGAGGGTAAAAGAAACCTCCTGAACACATTGTACTACCTGTTTGAGTCTAAGAATAAAGCACTGGTTCAGGCCACAGTCGGATCGGTGGAAACATTTCGTGGATTGGACCTGAAACCAATTGACTGTGCGGTCCTGTCTCATGTCATTGCACTCTGTGATACAATAAAAGAATTTGATCTGGAGTCCTGCAACATACAGTTTGAAGGACTCCAGCGGCTGAGACCTTCACTTCACAAATGCCAGGTGTTGAG ACTGAGGGGCAATAAcgtgggagattcaggagtgaaactactgtctgaaGCTCTGAGGAACACTGACTGTAAAATGCAGAAACTGGA tctatGGGATGTCGGCCTGACTGATTCTTGTATTGAGGATCTCGCCTCTGCTTTCAGTACAAATCAGTCACTAACTGGTCTGAACCTGGGATCAAACACCTTCACAGACCGATCTGTCCCCGCTCTCAGCTGCCTCATAATGAACTGCAGGCGTCTGGAGCAGATctg GCTTGTGGAGAATCGCTTCAGTTCAGTCCGAAAGAATCAGCTAAAGTCACTGCAAGACACAAGACCAAGGCTGAGAGTGACTGTGTGA
- the LOC137360371 gene encoding NACHT, LRR and PYD domains-containing protein 3-like isoform X2, producing MRLSTDVQQKHKETLRIQTESLRVNTILIKEKVKIFQLVDRYTELTVISTVRDQTLVEHELLARGRDHEDCREKHLQRELEKIQTDQLFQSSFSQRKSKSGSLAVVRGVPGIGKTTLVQKIVYDWATGKIYPKFQFVFSFKFRELNAINCRINLRKLILDLYPYFENLLGELWKNPEGLLFIFDGLDEFKDRFDFADNRRNTEAQSMCTDPECWCEVSDIVYSLIQHKLLPGCSVLVTSRPTALHLLEKAEISVWAEILGFVGDERKEYFNKFFEDRTVAAAVFKHVEENEILYTMCYNPSYCWILCLSLGPFFTQRDRKQQQVPKTITQVYSYYIYNILKNHGREIESPCDVLLKIGQMAFTGVSEKKIVFRNEDLIEYSLQPSHFLSGFIMELLERDDSVQRVVYTFTHLTIQEFVAAIAQFLTPDPGNIPKLLNEAHSKEDGRFEIFLRFVAGLTSSHSAQPLQEVLGPFSHQTTCQVIDWVKEKIEGQIGNTEGKRNLLNTLYYLFESKNKALVQATVGSVETFRGLDLKPIDCAVLSHVIALCDTIKEFDLESCNIQFEGLQRLRPSLHKCQVLRLRGNNVGDSGVKLLSEALRNTDCKMQKLDLWDVGLTDSCIEDLASAFSTNQSLTGLNLGSNTFTDRSVPALSCLIMNCRRLEQIWLVENRFSSVRKNQLKSLQDTRPRLRVTV from the exons ATGTTCAACAGAAACACAAGGAAACACTCCGGATACAAACTGAGTCACTGAGAGTGAACACTatcctaataaaggagaaggttaaaATTTTCCAGCTGGTTGATCGATACACTGAGCTAACGGTCATTTCTACTGTTCGAGATCAGACACTTGTAGAACATGAGCTGCTGGCAAGAGGCCGAGACCATGAAGACTGCAGAGAGAAACATCTCCAGAGAGAACTGGAAAAAATCCAAACTGATCAGTTGTTCCAGAGCAGTTTTTCCCAAAGAAAATCCAAATCTGGGAGTTTAGCAGTGGTGCGTGGAGTCCCGGGAATTGGAAAGACAACATTGGTACAAAAGATTGTTTATGACTGGGCCACTGGGAAAATATACCCAAAAtttcaatttgttttcagttttaaattccgTGAGTTGAACGCTATTAACTGTAGAATAAACCTGAGGAAACTAATATTGGATCTGTATCCTTACTTTGAGAATCTTCTGGGAGAGCTCTGGAAGAACCCAGAGGGATTACTGTTTATATTCgatggtttggatgaattcaaggacaGGTTCGATTTTGCTGACAATCGGAGAAATACAGAAGCTCAGTCCATGTGTACAGATCCCGAATGCTGGTGTGAAGTGtctgacattgtgtacagtttaatacaGCACAAGCTGCTCCCAGGTTGTTCAGTGCTAGTGACCAGCCGTCCCACTGCTTTACATTTATTGGAAaaggctgagatcagtgtctgggctgaaatcctgggatttgttggtgatgaacggaaggaatatttcaacaagttttttgaagatcggacggtggcagcagctgttttcaaacacgtggaggagaacgagatcctgtacaccatgtgttacaacccttcctactgctggattctctgtctgtcactgggtcccttctttacacaaagagacaggaaacagcagcaagttCCCAAGACCATCACCCAAGTTTATTCTTATTATATTTATAACATTCTGAAAAACCATGGCCGAGAGATTGAAAGCCCTTGTGATGTATTACTAAAGATTGGTCAGATGGCCTTCACAGGAGTCTCTGAGAAGAAGATTGTGTTTAGAAATGAAGATTTGATCGAGTACAGTCTGCAACCTTCCCACTTCCTGTCTGGGTTCATAATGGAACTTTTGGAGAGAGATGATTCTGTTCAGAGGGTGGTTTACACATTCACACACCTCACCATCCAAGAGTTTGTAGCCGCAATCGCACAATTCTTGACTCCTGATCCCGGGAACATCCCGAAACTCCTGAATGAAGCCCACAGCAAGGAGGATGGGAGGTTTGAGATATTTCTCCGTTTTGTTGCTGGTCTCACCTCCTCACACTCAGCTCAGCCCCTACAGGAGGTTCTGGGTCCATTTTCTCATCAAACAACCTGCCAAGTGATTGACTGGGTGAAGGAGAAGATTGAAGGACAAATTGGAAACACAGAGGGTAAAAGAAACCTCCTGAACACATTGTACTACCTGTTTGAGTCTAAGAATAAAGCACTGGTTCAGGCCACAGTCGGATCGGTGGAAACATTTCGTGGATTGGACCTGAAACCAATTGACTGTGCGGTCCTGTCTCATGTCATTGCACTCTGTGATACAATAAAAGAATTTGATCTGGAGTCCTGCAACATACAGTTTGAAGGACTCCAGCGGCTGAGACCTTCACTTCACAAATGCCAGGTGTTGAG ACTGAGGGGCAATAAcgtgggagattcaggagtgaaactactgtctgaaGCTCTGAGGAACACTGACTGTAAAATGCAGAAACTGGA tctatGGGATGTCGGCCTGACTGATTCTTGTATTGAGGATCTCGCCTCTGCTTTCAGTACAAATCAGTCACTAACTGGTCTGAACCTGGGATCAAACACCTTCACAGACCGATCTGTCCCCGCTCTCAGCTGCCTCATAATGAACTGCAGGCGTCTGGAGCAGATctg GCTTGTGGAGAATCGCTTCAGTTCAGTCCGAAAGAATCAGCTAAAGTCACTGCAAGACACAAGACCAAGGCTGAGAGTGACTGTGTGA